The nucleotide sequence GATGTTTAGTCTTCACGCAGATATTACAATCAATGAAATTATCGCAAAGCACATTAACCTCAAATTTTCACGCATTCCTATATTTGATGAAAACGAAGACAGGATCACATCATATGTGCTCAAATCAGATATTCTCGACTCAATTCTTAATAATAAATTAGATGTTAAAATAAGAGAGTTTGCCAGGAAAATTATGGCTATTCCTGAGATCGTGTATTTGCCAAAGCTTTTTGATGAACTTTTAAACGAAAACGAGTATATTGCAATCGCTATTGATGAATATGGTGGAGTGTCTGGAGTAGTTACTATGGAAGATGTAGTGGAAACGATCATGGGAATTGAGATCGTCGATGAGACAGATGAAGCAATAGATATGAGGAAACTTGCTCGGGAACAATGGAAAAAACGCGCAAAAACGAAAGGTCTGATCACAGATCTTGGTATAGAAAAAAATGGTGGGTGATACTGGATTCGAACCAGTGACCTCTACGATGTGAACGTAGCGCTCTAACCAGCTGAGCTAATCACCCACGCAAAATCTATGCTTCTTTTTTTACATAGAAAACGTAGAATAAACGAGTTGCAATGAGCACTAAGGGTATGATAAGCCAAAAGTAGTCAACTTTTGCAAGTACGGGAAATACCTTTATCACAATCCAAATAAGTAACGCAGATGCTAGTTGAGCAAGCTTCATATCAAAGATACTCAATCGTTGAACTCGGTTATTAAAATAATCAATAATTTTCATCTTATTTGTTTTTAATTGCAGCCTGTGCAGCGGCCAGTCGTGCAACAGGAACACGGAACGGTGAACAGCTCACATAGTTCAACCCTGCCTTATGGCAGAATTCCACTGAACTAGGTTCTCCTCCATGTTCTCCGCATATGCCGATGACCAGTTTTGGATTTGCTTTTCTTCCTTTTTTAATTGCGATCTTAACCAATTCACCGATCCCTTTTTGGTCGAGTGCCTGGAATGGATCCCGGTCGAAAATACCGATTTCTCTGTATTCTTTGAGGAATTTGCCTGCGTCATCTCGGGAAAATCCGAATCCCATTTGTGTGAGATCATTCGTGCCAAAAGAGAAGAACTCAGCATATTCAGCAATCTCATCTGCTACAAGACAAGCACGTGGAATCTCAATCATTGTGCCAACCTTATATCGAAGATCAACACCAGACTTCTCAATTATTCTTGATGCAATCTCCCGCGCTCTTTTTTCGATAAAGATGTACTCATTTACATGGCTTATCAGCGGGATCATGATTTCAGGACGGGCATCGATGCCTTTTTTCTTGAGAGCACATGCAGATTCGATAATTGCTTCAACCTGCATGTCGTAAATGTCCGGGAATGTAATTCCAAGTCGGCATCCACGGTGACCAAGCATTGGATTAAATTCTTTGAGTTGGCTGATCTTTACTTCGATATCCTGTGTTGATTTTTTGAATTTTTTACTGAGTTTCTCAATTTCCTCTTCATCTTGAAGGTCGGGAAGGAATTCATGAAGAGGAGGATCGAGTAGGCGTATCGTAACAGGAAAGCCCTGCATCACCTTTAGAATTCCCTTGAAGTCATCAATCTGGTTCTTCTTCAGTTCTTCAAGAGGATATACTCGTTCTTGAGGAGAATCAGCAAGGATCATCCCTCGAACATAATCGATACGGTTTTCACCAAAGAACATGTGTTCGGTTCTGCACAGTCCGATGCCGACTGCCCCAAAGTCTCGGGCGATATCGGAATCTTTAGGTGTGTCTGCATTTGCATGAACATGCAGTCGGGCACGCTCATCAGCCCAGTTCATGAGTTGCTCGAAATCCTTGGTAAATTCAGGAGACTTGGTGCCGATTTTGCCTTGGAAAACTTCTCCTGTAGAACCGTCAAGCGAGATGAACTCACCTTCTTTGATTACATGATCTTCTACGGTAAACTTTTTTGCTTTAAGATCAATGTTGATTTCTCCACAGCCTGCGACGCAGCATTTACCCATTCCACGTGCCACAACTGCAGCATGGGATGTCATGCCCCCTCGCACTGTAAGAATGCCCTGTGAGGCATCCATTCCTGAAATATCTTCGGGAGAGGTCTCAGTTCTTACGAGTATTGTTTTTTCGTTTCTTTCTTTCCATTTAACGGCATCTTCCGCATAAAATACAACCTTGCCCACAGCAGCGCCAGGGGAAGCAGGTAATCCTTTTGTAAGATAACGGTCCTCTTTTTCGGCTTTCTCCTTTTCTTTATTATCAAATCTAGGATGGAGAAGCTGGTTGAGTTGATCTGGATCGACGCGCATGAGTGCGGTATCGCGATCGATCATTTTTTCTTTGACCATATCAACAGCGATCTTAACGGCTGCTCGAGCAGTACGCTTTCCATTTCGGGTCTGCAGGATATAAAGTATGCCCTTCTGTATCGTAAACTCAAGGTCCTGCATGTCTGTGTAATGAACTTCAAGCCTTTTCTGTATCTGGAATAACTCTTTATAAACCTTTGGCATGAGCTCTTCGAGGGAAGGATATTTCTCCAGACGGTCTTTCTCAGAGATATTATTATTTTTTGCCCACTGAATCGAATTCTCCTTTGTGATTTCCTGCGGAGTTCTGATACCTGCGACAACGTCTTCACCCTGGGCATTTACCAGAAATTCTCCAAAGAATCTATCCTCACCTGTTGATGGATCGCGTGTGAATGCAACACCTGTTGCGCAGTCCTCTCCCATATTTCCAAAGACCATAGTTTGTACATTTACTGCAGTCCCGAGAAGCCCGGTTATATTATTCAATTCTCTATATTTAATTGCTCGGGCATTACTCCAGGATTTAAATACAGAATCGATTGCTGCCCAGAGTTGATCGTAAGGATTCTGGGGAAATTCTTCATCCATTGCATCTTTATAGATTTCCTTATACTGATCAACAACGAGCTTAAGGTCATCTGCATTAAGTTGCAGATCGAGTTTTACTTTTTTTACATTTTTGACACGTGTTAGCACATCTTCAAAGAGATCAGAATCGATCTGATGAACGACATTACTGAACATCTGTATCAATCTGCGGTATGCATCCCAAACGAATCGTGGATTACCGGTCGTTTGTGCAAATCCTTCAACCGATCTATCATTGAGTCCGAGATTGAGGATCGTATCCATCATACCCGGCATAGAAACAGCAGCGCCAGAGCGCACAGATAGCAGAAGAGGGTTCTGCTCATCTCCAAATTTCATGTTCATCTCTTTTTCCAGTAGATGAAGATTTTCTTCCACCTCTTTCTTGAGACTGGCTGGATAATGCCGGTCATGTTTGTTAAAATAATCACAGATTCTTGTTGAAATAGTAAAACCAGGAGGAACAGGGATTCCGAGATTGGACATTTCTGCAAGGTTTGCTCCCTTTCCACCGATGATTTCCTTCATCGTTTTATTCCCATCAGTTTTGTTTTTACCAAAATAAAAAACATCTTTTGTCATGTTACCTCTTTATGTATATATACTATTATTTATAATGAATTTTTCTACTTCATCTGGAACAAGCCCATGGATTGACTTGCTAGACGCGCGCAAATTTCTGATCTGCTTAGATGAGATGTCAATATTGGGCATCTCAAGGAAAGTTAGATCATCACTAAACGGAATATCTTTTGAATAGTCCTTCTCTGCTTTTCGGCTAA is from Candidatus Cloacimonadota bacterium and encodes:
- a CDS encoding pyruvate, phosphate dikinase gives rise to the protein MTKDVFYFGKNKTDGNKTMKEIIGGKGANLAEMSNLGIPVPPGFTISTRICDYFNKHDRHYPASLKKEVEENLHLLEKEMNMKFGDEQNPLLLSVRSGAAVSMPGMMDTILNLGLNDRSVEGFAQTTGNPRFVWDAYRRLIQMFSNVVHQIDSDLFEDVLTRVKNVKKVKLDLQLNADDLKLVVDQYKEIYKDAMDEEFPQNPYDQLWAAIDSVFKSWSNARAIKYRELNNITGLLGTAVNVQTMVFGNMGEDCATGVAFTRDPSTGEDRFFGEFLVNAQGEDVVAGIRTPQEITKENSIQWAKNNNISEKDRLEKYPSLEELMPKVYKELFQIQKRLEVHYTDMQDLEFTIQKGILYILQTRNGKRTARAAVKIAVDMVKEKMIDRDTALMRVDPDQLNQLLHPRFDNKEKEKAEKEDRYLTKGLPASPGAAVGKVVFYAEDAVKWKERNEKTILVRTETSPEDISGMDASQGILTVRGGMTSHAAVVARGMGKCCVAGCGEINIDLKAKKFTVEDHVIKEGEFISLDGSTGEVFQGKIGTKSPEFTKDFEQLMNWADERARLHVHANADTPKDSDIARDFGAVGIGLCRTEHMFFGENRIDYVRGMILADSPQERVYPLEELKKNQIDDFKGILKVMQGFPVTIRLLDPPLHEFLPDLQDEEEIEKLSKKFKKSTQDIEVKISQLKEFNPMLGHRGCRLGITFPDIYDMQVEAIIESACALKKKGIDARPEIMIPLISHVNEYIFIEKRAREIASRIIEKSGVDLRYKVGTMIEIPRACLVADEIAEYAEFFSFGTNDLTQMGFGFSRDDAGKFLKEYREIGIFDRDPFQALDQKGIGELVKIAIKKGRKANPKLVIGICGEHGGEPSSVEFCHKAGLNYVSCSPFRVPVARLAAAQAAIKNK